In one Natronosalvus amylolyticus genomic region, the following are encoded:
- a CDS encoding CDGSH iron-sulfur domain-containing protein encodes MSRLVELEETGPLKLDESDLNAKKGNVAICQCGLAETFPFCDGTHRTTRSETDGVCYHYPDDEADSRREVDHVVYKESDSDTGQ; translated from the coding sequence ATGAGCCGCCTAGTCGAACTCGAGGAAACTGGCCCGCTGAAACTCGACGAATCGGATCTGAACGCGAAAAAAGGCAACGTCGCAATCTGCCAGTGTGGCCTCGCAGAGACCTTCCCGTTCTGTGATGGCACCCATCGAACGACACGATCTGAAACTGACGGCGTCTGCTATCACTACCCAGATGACGAGGCCGATTCCCGCCGGGAAGTCGATCACGTCGTGTACAAAGAATCGGACTCCGATACCGGGCAATAA
- the arsB gene encoding ACR3 family arsenite efflux transporter, translated as MSDLEHQHGSDCSCPDCGDPRSMDFLDKYLTVWIFGAMALGVGLGYITPGVVGPIQEYYLVEIGLIAMMYPPLAKVNYGQLPRVFSAWRVLSLSLIQNWLIGPTLMFALAVVFFSGLVPPFPAHPEYFLGLIFIGMARCIAMVLVWNDLADGSSEYAAGLVAFNSVFQIITYGVYIWFFALFLPPLLGMDALVAGIGTFDITVEQVFWAIAIFLGLPFAGGILTRFGGVRAKGEEWYEEQFVPKISPVTLIALLFTVIVMFATQGDNILAQPTDVLWIAVPLTIYFVIMFLVSFAMGRGIGADYSTTTAIGFTAASNNFELAIAVAVAVFGVGSGVAFATVVGPLIEVPVLLALVNVAIYFQQKFDWAGYETGQLESTKPTDEDTTPAKTDD; from the coding sequence ATGAGTGACCTCGAGCACCAACACGGATCCGACTGTTCGTGTCCCGACTGTGGGGACCCGCGTTCGATGGATTTCCTGGACAAGTATCTGACCGTCTGGATCTTTGGAGCGATGGCTCTCGGTGTCGGCCTGGGCTATATTACACCGGGTGTCGTCGGGCCGATTCAGGAGTACTACCTCGTCGAGATCGGGCTGATCGCGATGATGTACCCACCGTTGGCCAAGGTCAACTACGGCCAGCTACCGCGGGTGTTCAGCGCCTGGCGCGTGCTCAGTTTGAGCCTCATCCAGAACTGGCTGATCGGGCCGACGCTGATGTTCGCGCTCGCGGTGGTCTTCTTCAGTGGCCTCGTGCCGCCGTTTCCCGCCCACCCCGAGTACTTCCTTGGCCTGATATTCATCGGCATGGCCCGTTGTATCGCGATGGTACTCGTCTGGAACGACCTCGCAGACGGCTCGAGTGAGTACGCTGCCGGACTGGTCGCGTTCAACAGCGTCTTTCAAATCATCACCTACGGAGTGTACATCTGGTTTTTCGCCCTGTTCTTGCCGCCACTGCTGGGTATGGACGCACTGGTGGCTGGGATCGGCACGTTCGATATTACGGTCGAACAGGTGTTCTGGGCGATTGCGATCTTCCTCGGCCTTCCGTTCGCCGGTGGTATCCTCACTCGGTTCGGCGGCGTCCGCGCGAAAGGAGAGGAGTGGTACGAAGAGCAGTTCGTCCCGAAAATTAGCCCCGTTACCCTGATCGCACTCCTGTTCACCGTGATCGTGATGTTCGCCACCCAGGGTGACAACATCCTCGCCCAGCCAACCGACGTCCTGTGGATCGCCGTCCCGCTGACGATATACTTCGTGATCATGTTCCTCGTGAGCTTCGCGATGGGGCGTGGTATCGGTGCGGACTACTCGACGACCACCGCGATTGGGTTCACCGCGGCATCGAACAACTTCGAACTCGCGATTGCGGTCGCGGTCGCCGTCTTCGGTGTTGGCTCCGGTGTCGCGTTCGCGACCGTGGTCGGCCCGCTTATCGAAGTGCCAGTCCTCCTGGCACTGGTCAACGTCGCCATTTACTTCCAGCAGAAGTTCGACTGGGCGGGCTACGAAACCGGGCAACTCGAGAGCACGAAACCCACAGACGAGGACACGACTCCTGCAAAAACAGACGACTGA
- a CDS encoding serine/threonine-protein kinase RIO2, translating to MVRNVAELLAELETEDFYLLSGIEQGMRFSEWVQREKLPRFSGLTPEEVDYRLERCLKRDLVEKKTIQYEGYTLAFEGYDTLALRALVERDTIAEFGSPLGVGKESDVYEVKSYKPLALKYHREGYTNFREVNRERDYTSENRHVSWLYTARKAAEREYDALETLYPDISVPRPIDQNRHAIVMEKMDGVELSQTRLEDGQVLGVLELICGELARAYEIGYVHADMSEYNVFVAEDGITIFDWPQAVSTDHEHAREFLERDLENIVGYFRRKYPRIVPEELSTRALATEIESNEFDGLQ from the coding sequence ATGGTGCGGAACGTCGCCGAGCTGTTGGCGGAACTCGAGACCGAGGATTTCTATCTCCTTTCGGGTATCGAACAGGGGATGCGCTTCTCGGAGTGGGTACAGCGCGAAAAACTGCCCCGTTTTTCGGGATTGACACCCGAAGAAGTCGACTATCGTCTCGAGCGCTGTCTCAAACGAGACCTGGTTGAGAAAAAGACGATCCAGTACGAGGGCTATACCCTCGCGTTCGAGGGATACGATACGCTCGCGTTGCGGGCACTGGTCGAACGCGACACCATCGCGGAGTTTGGCTCGCCACTCGGCGTCGGGAAAGAGAGCGACGTGTACGAGGTCAAATCATACAAACCGCTCGCGCTCAAGTATCACCGAGAGGGGTACACGAACTTTCGCGAAGTCAACCGCGAGCGCGATTACACGTCCGAAAATCGGCACGTCTCCTGGCTCTATACCGCTCGAAAAGCCGCCGAGCGGGAATACGACGCCCTCGAGACGCTGTATCCGGATATTTCGGTTCCTCGTCCGATCGACCAGAACCGCCACGCCATCGTGATGGAGAAAATGGACGGCGTCGAACTCTCCCAGACGCGCCTCGAAGATGGTCAGGTACTCGGTGTCCTCGAGTTGATCTGTGGCGAACTCGCGCGTGCGTACGAGATTGGCTACGTGCACGCAGATATGAGCGAGTACAACGTGTTCGTGGCCGAAGACGGCATCACAATCTTCGATTGGCCTCAGGCTGTGTCGACCGACCACGAACACGCCCGTGAGTTTCTCGAGCGCGACCTCGAGAACATCGTGGGGTACTTCCGCCGGAAATATCCTCGAATCGTCCCGGAGGAGTTGAGCACCAGGGCTCTCGCCACGGAGATAGAGTCAAACGAATTCGATGGGCTACAGTAA
- a CDS encoding universal stress protein, translated as MTLNTLLIPTDGSDAAQAAARRGFDLATQLEADVHVLSVADSSIATGAGYSGDSASIRRRLREQADVRATALRETATARGLEATAAVREGIPAMEIVDYADEHGIDAIVIGTVGRGGVTRAIIGSVADKVVRTASVPVVTITPAAGETADRQTEFDSILFPTDGSERSTDAIDRCLALADALEVTVHFLMVIDDDLTETLESVVDTGADPASERTESADEHLETLATRARADGHEVVVATTSGKPATEILEYVKTGGIDMVAMGTAGRSGFERAILGSVTDRVIRTAPVPVVTVRPNEM; from the coding sequence ATGACACTCAACACACTCTTGATTCCCACCGACGGAAGCGATGCAGCCCAGGCCGCTGCACGCCGTGGCTTCGACCTTGCAACACAACTCGAGGCGGACGTTCACGTTCTTTCAGTTGCGGACAGTTCCATCGCGACGGGAGCGGGATATTCGGGCGATTCAGCATCGATCCGGCGTCGACTCCGCGAGCAAGCTGACGTGCGTGCGACGGCGCTTCGAGAAACGGCAACAGCGCGTGGACTCGAGGCCACGGCCGCAGTTCGTGAAGGGATCCCGGCCATGGAAATCGTCGACTACGCCGACGAGCACGGTATCGACGCTATCGTTATTGGGACGGTCGGGCGGGGCGGTGTCACCCGGGCGATTATCGGTAGCGTTGCCGATAAAGTCGTTCGAACGGCTTCCGTGCCCGTGGTGACGATTACGCCTGCTGCTGGCGAGACGGCGGATCGACAGACCGAGTTTGACTCGATACTGTTTCCGACCGATGGGAGTGAGCGATCGACCGATGCAATCGATCGCTGTCTCGCACTTGCCGACGCGCTCGAGGTGACCGTCCACTTCCTGATGGTGATCGACGATGACCTCACAGAAACGCTCGAATCGGTCGTCGATACCGGTGCCGATCCCGCCAGTGAGCGTACGGAATCGGCTGACGAGCACCTCGAGACGCTTGCCACCCGTGCTCGAGCGGATGGTCACGAGGTCGTGGTCGCGACGACAAGCGGGAAGCCAGCGACGGAAATCCTCGAGTATGTGAAGACGGGGGGCATCGACATGGTTGCGATGGGAACGGCTGGTCGAAGCGGATTCGAACGGGCGATCCTCGGCAGCGTCACCGACAGGGTGATTCGGACCGCTCCAGTGCCGGTAGTAACGGTTCGACCGAACGAGATGTAA